From the Herpetosiphon gulosus genome, one window contains:
- a CDS encoding guanylate kinase yields the protein MSHPELNPILHNQAPVPLLVIISGPSGVGKDTVLMRMREFGMPFHFVVTTTSRGQRPGELEGFDYNFVSKAEFETMIANNDLLEHAVVYGEYKGIPKSQVRDALASGKDVILRIDVQGAATMRKLVPDAVLIFIVPPSSAELANRLRLRRTESAEGLEQRMALAEAEMGRVDEFDYVVMNPESRPDEAASMIQAIIRAEKSRIRPRRIKL from the coding sequence GTGTCACACCCAGAACTCAACCCGATTTTGCACAACCAAGCTCCTGTGCCACTACTGGTCATTATTTCAGGCCCATCAGGGGTTGGCAAAGATACGGTGTTGATGCGTATGCGCGAATTTGGTATGCCCTTTCATTTTGTGGTCACCACCACCAGCCGTGGCCAACGCCCAGGCGAATTAGAGGGCTTTGATTATAACTTTGTTTCCAAAGCCGAGTTTGAAACCATGATCGCCAACAATGACCTCTTGGAGCATGCCGTTGTCTATGGCGAATACAAGGGCATTCCCAAATCGCAGGTGCGCGATGCCTTGGCGAGCGGCAAAGATGTGATTTTACGGATCGATGTGCAGGGCGCGGCCACCATGCGCAAATTAGTACCCGATGCAGTCTTGATTTTCATCGTGCCACCTTCAAGTGCCGAATTAGCCAACCGCCTGCGCTTGCGCCGCACTGAATCGGCAGAAGGTTTAGAACAACGGATGGCCTTGGCCGAAGCAGAAATGGGCCGTGTCGATGAATTTGATTATGTCGTGATGAACCCCGAATCACGGCCCGACGAGGCTGCCAGCATGATTCAAGCAATCATTCGCGCCGAAAAATCACGTATCCGCCCTCGCCGGATTAAACTCTAG
- a CDS encoding NFACT RNA binding domain-containing protein: protein MHIDALVVAAIVAELQILVGGKIQQVVLPNPDSVGFEVYADGQRHQLLLSANPKFARMHTTPTKLTRDPNADSPLLLLLRKYVRGGRITKIESAPLERVISLSIAKMPIPRKELEPDDDDDDEVMLTPRYSELVLEIIGHSSNIILVDDNGLVLESIRHYNPHRSQRPIMPRSIYEAPPSQGKSDPRQATAEQIAALGGDLAKALVTEYSGISPQTGREIAWRAVGTTSIEVTPALDFEQIAQLLRQLTSLTSIEPTLARNADGTPIGIAAFNLQHQAHTESFPRMNEALATAFAELDQVTAHAQRREALLERVAEAQRRVKTKADQLRTQLARVEQLERLRWEGEMIFGYIYAIKPGQSELLLDQGVITLDPKLSAVENAQSRFREYDKAKGALEDVPQLLEQTEAQAEYLQQTNDLLSLAESFAEIEQFERELIAGGWLRQTIGKAKSKPNSSVGRGPLRVISPDGWTIFVGRTADQNDEVTFKLGQPEDYWLHARERTGGHVIIRMQSTNVPPRTLEQAAQLAAYYSSARNDGAVEVDMALRKHVRKIKGGPPGLVRYTAERTLRVEPKKEPKRT, encoded by the coding sequence ATGCACATTGATGCGCTAGTTGTTGCAGCGATTGTCGCTGAATTACAGATCTTGGTTGGCGGCAAAATTCAACAGGTGGTTTTGCCAAATCCCGATAGTGTGGGCTTTGAAGTCTATGCTGATGGTCAACGCCATCAGTTATTGCTTTCGGCTAATCCAAAATTTGCCCGTATGCATACCACCCCAACCAAGCTAACCCGTGATCCGAATGCCGATTCGCCTTTGTTGCTCTTATTGCGTAAATATGTTCGTGGCGGAAGGATTACCAAAATCGAATCTGCGCCATTGGAACGGGTTATTTCGCTCAGTATAGCCAAGATGCCGATTCCTCGCAAGGAACTTGAGCCTGACGATGATGACGACGATGAGGTGATGCTTACGCCGCGTTATAGTGAGTTGGTACTAGAAATTATCGGTCATTCGTCGAATATTATTTTGGTCGATGATAATGGCTTGGTCTTGGAAAGTATTCGTCACTATAACCCACATCGTTCGCAGCGCCCAATTATGCCACGCAGCATCTACGAAGCGCCGCCAAGCCAAGGCAAATCTGACCCGCGCCAAGCAACTGCTGAGCAAATTGCGGCCTTGGGTGGTGATTTGGCCAAAGCCTTGGTGACCGAATATAGTGGCATCTCGCCGCAAACTGGCCGTGAAATTGCGTGGCGGGCAGTTGGCACAACCAGCATCGAAGTTACGCCAGCACTGGATTTTGAACAGATTGCCCAGCTTTTGCGCCAACTCACCAGCCTTACCAGTATCGAGCCAACTCTTGCGCGAAATGCTGATGGTACACCAATCGGGATTGCAGCCTTTAATTTGCAGCACCAAGCCCATACTGAATCATTCCCCAGAATGAACGAGGCTTTGGCAACCGCCTTCGCTGAGCTTGATCAAGTGACGGCGCATGCTCAACGGCGTGAGGCTTTGCTTGAACGAGTGGCCGAAGCTCAGCGCCGTGTCAAAACCAAAGCTGATCAATTACGCACTCAGTTGGCGCGAGTTGAGCAACTTGAGCGTTTGCGCTGGGAAGGCGAGATGATTTTTGGCTATATTTATGCGATCAAGCCAGGCCAAAGCGAATTGCTGCTCGACCAAGGGGTAATTACGCTTGATCCAAAATTGTCTGCTGTAGAGAATGCCCAATCACGCTTTCGCGAGTACGACAAAGCCAAAGGCGCTTTAGAAGATGTTCCGCAACTCTTGGAGCAAACCGAGGCCCAAGCCGAATATCTGCAACAAACCAACGATCTGTTGAGTTTGGCCGAGAGTTTTGCCGAAATTGAGCAATTTGAGCGCGAGTTGATTGCTGGTGGTTGGTTGCGTCAAACCATTGGCAAAGCCAAAAGTAAGCCCAATTCGAGCGTTGGCCGTGGCCCGTTGCGGGTGATTTCGCCCGATGGCTGGACAATTTTCGTCGGTCGTACCGCTGACCAAAACGATGAAGTGACCTTTAAACTCGGTCAGCCCGAGGATTATTGGTTGCATGCCCGTGAGCGAACTGGCGGCCATGTGATTATTCGCATGCAATCGACCAACGTGCCGCCACGCACGCTTGAACAAGCAGCACAACTAGCAGCCTATTACTCGTCAGCCCGCAACGATGGGGCAGTTGAAGTCGATATGGCCTTGCGCAAACATGTGCGCAAAATCAAAGGCGGCCCACCTGGTTTGGTACGCTATACCGCCGAACGAACCCTGCGGGTCGAGCCCAAAAAAGAACCCAAAAGAACATAG
- a CDS encoding DUF1295 domain-containing protein, with the protein MSFWQIWGWGLAVVMIPLTLAWLWSVKITNASIVDICWGMCFVALSWWYFSQAQGDAQRSLLISSLVTIWGLRLSIYIGWRNWGKPEDYRYVEFRQRYGAERYWWFSFFQVFLLQGVLALLISLTLLGAQTGPKSWNWLDYLAIGVWLIGFSFEALGDWQMARFKANPANKGQVMRSGLWRYTRHPNYFGDATVWWGYALFSIAAGSYWQIIGALLMTWLIIRISGVLLLERTMVKTKPHYADYIAKTSAFLPWFPKS; encoded by the coding sequence ATGAGTTTTTGGCAAATCTGGGGTTGGGGCTTGGCGGTGGTAATGATTCCATTAACCTTGGCGTGGTTATGGAGTGTCAAAATCACCAATGCCAGCATTGTGGATATCTGTTGGGGCATGTGTTTTGTGGCCTTGAGTTGGTGGTATTTTAGCCAAGCTCAGGGCGATGCCCAACGCAGTTTGCTCATTAGCAGTTTGGTGACAATTTGGGGCTTGCGCTTATCGATTTACATTGGTTGGCGTAATTGGGGCAAGCCCGAAGATTATCGTTATGTTGAGTTTCGCCAGCGTTATGGAGCTGAACGCTATTGGTGGTTTAGCTTTTTCCAAGTATTTTTGCTGCAAGGCGTGTTAGCATTGCTGATCTCGTTGACTTTGCTCGGCGCACAAACTGGCCCAAAAAGCTGGAATTGGCTCGATTATTTGGCAATTGGCGTTTGGCTGATTGGCTTTAGTTTTGAGGCGCTTGGCGATTGGCAGATGGCGCGGTTCAAGGCCAATCCCGCCAACAAAGGCCAAGTTATGCGCTCTGGTTTATGGCGCTACACCCGCCATCCCAATTATTTTGGCGATGCGACGGTCTGGTGGGGTTATGCGCTCTTTTCAATCGCCGCTGGCAGTTATTGGCAAATTATCGGTGCATTGCTCATGACCTGGCTGATTATTCGAATTTCAGGTGTGCTGCTCCTAGAACGCACAATGGTCAAAACCAAGCCCCACTATGCCGATTACATCGCGAAAACTAGTGCTTTCCTGCCGTGGTTCCCCAAAAGCTAA